In Pseudomonas sp. R76, one genomic interval encodes:
- the flgD gene encoding flagellar hook assembly protein FlgD, whose amino-acid sequence MAIVDTTNNTAVQDLFNAKVKTSTDNSSLGSAASAATGNQSLGKDAFLQLLVTQLKNQNPLSPQDNGAFVAQLAQFSSLEGINTLNDSVNAISSNFSSSQALQASSLVGRSIITQTDKAMVDTSKSMTGSVAVTAATGNVSVKITDKDGNVVRTIDMGAQSAGDASFIWDGKNDKGEVAPAGTYTFAATTKNDKGDSVALATSLPATVTSVTLSKTGGEMLLNLAGGMGSVKLSQIQTIGT is encoded by the coding sequence ATGGCCATCGTTGATACCACTAACAACACGGCAGTCCAGGACCTTTTTAACGCCAAGGTCAAGACGTCTACCGACAACAGCAGCCTCGGCAGCGCTGCCAGCGCGGCGACGGGTAACCAGTCGCTGGGCAAGGACGCCTTCCTGCAACTGCTGGTCACCCAGCTGAAAAACCAGAACCCGCTGTCGCCTCAGGACAACGGCGCGTTCGTGGCGCAACTGGCGCAGTTCAGCAGCCTGGAAGGCATCAACACCCTGAACGACTCGGTGAATGCGATCTCCAGCAACTTCAGCTCCTCGCAAGCACTGCAAGCGTCGTCGCTGGTGGGGCGCTCGATCATCACCCAGACCGACAAGGCCATGGTTGATACCAGCAAGAGCATGACCGGTTCGGTGGCAGTGACGGCGGCGACCGGTAACGTCTCGGTGAAGATCACCGACAAAGACGGCAACGTGGTGCGCACTATCGACATGGGCGCCCAAAGCGCCGGCGATGCCAGCTTTATCTGGGACGGCAAGAACGACAAGGGCGAGGTCGCGCCTGCCGGGACTTACACCTTTGCGGCCACCACCAAGAATGACAAAGGCGACTCGGTTGCCCTGGCAACGTCGTTGCCGGCAACCGTCACCAGCGTGACGTTGAGCAAGACCGGCGGCGAAATGCTGCTGAACCTCGCAGGCGGCATGGGCAGCGTCAAGCTGTCGCAAATTCAGACTATCGGTACATAG
- the flgC gene encoding flagellar basal body rod protein FlgC, whose amino-acid sequence MSLASVFNIAGSGMSAQTTRLNTVASNIANAETVSSSIDQTYRARHPVFATMFQGGQAGQSGSGDSLFQNQDAAGQGVQVLGVVEDQSNLEARYEPNHPAANEKGYVYYPNVNVVEEMADMISASRSFQTNAEMMNTAKTMMQKVLTLGQ is encoded by the coding sequence ATGTCCTTAGCCAGTGTTTTCAATATTGCCGGCAGTGGCATGAGCGCGCAGACCACGCGCCTGAACACCGTCGCCAGTAACATCGCCAACGCCGAGACCGTGTCTTCGAGCATTGACCAGACTTACCGCGCCCGTCACCCGGTGTTCGCCACCATGTTCCAGGGCGGCCAGGCTGGCCAGAGCGGTAGCGGCGACTCGCTGTTCCAGAACCAGGATGCCGCCGGTCAAGGCGTGCAGGTGCTCGGCGTGGTCGAAGACCAGAGCAACCTGGAAGCGCGTTATGAGCCTAACCACCCGGCCGCGAACGAAAAGGGTTACGTCTACTACCCCAACGTCAACGTGGTCGAGGAAATGGCCGACATGATCTCCGCCAGCCGCTCGTTCCAGACCAACGCGGAAATGATGAACACCGCCAAAACCATGATGCAGAAGGTCCTGACCCTGGGTCAGTGA
- the flgB gene encoding flagellar basal body rod protein FlgB has product MSISFDKALGIHEQALGFRAQRAEVLANNIANADTPNYKARDLDFSAVLAAQQDKTKNGTFALNMTNSRHIEAQGLGNGDESLLYRTPMQPSIDQNTVDAQLEQSAYAENSVNFQASFTLLNSKFKGLMSALRGE; this is encoded by the coding sequence ATGAGCATCAGCTTCGATAAAGCGCTCGGTATCCACGAACAAGCCCTGGGCTTCCGCGCCCAGCGTGCCGAAGTCCTGGCCAACAACATTGCCAACGCCGACACCCCGAACTACAAGGCTCGGGATCTGGACTTCTCCGCCGTGCTCGCCGCACAGCAGGACAAGACCAAGAACGGCACCTTCGCCTTGAACATGACCAACAGCCGTCATATCGAAGCGCAAGGCCTGGGCAATGGGGACGAGTCGCTGCTGTATCGCACGCCGATGCAGCCATCGATCGACCAGAACACCGTCGACGCCCAGCTCGAGCAATCGGCCTACGCCGAGAACTCGGTGAATTTTCAGGCCAGCTTCACCCTGCTCAACAGCAAATTCAAAGGGCTGATGTCAGCCCTGCGTGGAGAGTAA
- the cheR gene encoding protein-glutamate O-methyltransferase CheR yields MSTGNLDFEQFRVFLEKACGILLGENKQYLVSSRLNKLMEQQGIKSLGELVQRIQGQPRSGLKEMVVDAMTTNETLWFRDTYPFEVLKSKVLPEAIKASPGQRLRIWSAACSSGQEPYSISMSIDEFERTNMGQLKAGAQIVATDLSGTMLTNCKTGEYDSLALGRGLSQERLQRYFDPKGAGRWAVKAPIKSRVEFRSFNLLDSYASLGKFDMVFCRNVLIYFSAEVKKDILLRIHGTLKRGGYLFLGASEALNGLPDHYQMVQCSPGIIYQAK; encoded by the coding sequence TTGTCTACGGGTAATTTGGATTTCGAACAGTTCCGGGTCTTCCTGGAAAAAGCCTGTGGCATATTGCTCGGTGAAAACAAGCAGTACCTGGTATCCAGCCGTCTCAACAAACTGATGGAGCAGCAGGGCATCAAGTCCCTGGGTGAGTTGGTACAGCGCATCCAGGGCCAGCCGCGCAGCGGGCTCAAGGAAATGGTGGTGGACGCCATGACCACCAATGAAACCTTGTGGTTTCGCGATACCTACCCCTTTGAGGTGCTCAAGAGCAAAGTGCTGCCGGAGGCCATCAAGGCCAGCCCGGGCCAGCGCCTGCGTATCTGGTCGGCGGCGTGCTCGTCGGGGCAGGAACCGTACTCGATCTCGATGTCCATCGACGAGTTCGAGCGCACGAACATGGGCCAGTTGAAGGCGGGTGCGCAAATTGTTGCCACTGACTTGTCCGGCACCATGCTCACCAACTGCAAGACCGGCGAGTACGACAGCCTGGCCCTGGGCCGTGGTTTGTCCCAGGAGCGCCTGCAACGCTACTTCGACCCGAAAGGGGCTGGGCGCTGGGCGGTCAAGGCGCCGATCAAGAGTCGGGTGGAGTTCCGCTCGTTCAACCTGCTCGACAGCTACGCCAGCCTGGGCAAGTTCGACATGGTGTTCTGCCGCAACGTGCTGATCTACTTCTCGGCTGAAGTGAAGAAGGACATTCTGTTGCGTATCCACGGTACGCTCAAACGCGGAGGTTACTTGTTCCTCGGCGCGTCCGAGGCGCTGAACGGCTTGCCGGATCATTACCAGATGGTGCAGTGCAGCCCCGGTATCATTTACCAGGCCAAGTGA
- a CDS encoding chemotaxis protein CheV — MAGVMDSVNQRTQLVGQNRLELLLFRLDGKQLYGINVFKVREVLQCPKLTIMPKSSPVVCGVANIRGATIPILDLAMATGSAGLQDRQSPFVIITEYNTKTQGFLVRSVERIVNMNWEEIHPPPKGTGRDHYLTAVTRVDNQLVEIIDVEKILAEVAPTSESISVGVVDAETAHKAISLRVLTVDDSSVARKQVSRCLQTVGVEVVALNDGRQALDYLRKLVDEGKKPEEEFLMMISDIEMPEMDGYTLTAEIRNDPRMQKLHIILHTSLSGVFNQAMVKKVGADDFLAKFRPDDLASRVVDRIKAADHG, encoded by the coding sequence ATGGCAGGAGTAATGGATTCAGTAAACCAGCGTACACAGCTGGTGGGGCAGAATCGCCTGGAGCTGTTGCTTTTTCGCCTGGATGGCAAGCAGCTATATGGCATCAATGTGTTTAAGGTGCGGGAAGTGTTGCAGTGCCCCAAGCTGACCATAATGCCCAAATCCAGCCCCGTGGTCTGTGGCGTGGCCAATATCCGTGGCGCGACCATCCCGATTCTTGACCTGGCCATGGCCACCGGTTCCGCCGGTTTGCAGGACCGCCAGAGCCCGTTCGTGATCATCACCGAGTACAACACCAAGACCCAGGGTTTCCTGGTGCGCTCGGTGGAGCGCATCGTCAACATGAACTGGGAAGAGATCCATCCGCCGCCCAAGGGCACCGGGCGCGATCACTACCTCACGGCGGTGACGCGGGTCGATAACCAATTGGTTGAAATCATCGACGTGGAGAAAATCCTCGCCGAAGTGGCGCCTACCTCCGAATCGATCTCGGTGGGTGTGGTGGACGCCGAGACGGCGCACAAGGCGATTTCTCTGCGCGTGCTGACCGTGGACGATTCCTCGGTGGCGCGTAAGCAGGTGAGCCGCTGCCTGCAAACTGTCGGCGTGGAAGTGGTAGCCCTCAACGACGGGCGCCAGGCCCTGGATTACTTGCGCAAACTGGTAGATGAAGGCAAGAAGCCTGAAGAAGAATTCTTGATGATGATCTCCGACATTGAAATGCCGGAAATGGACGGTTACACCCTCACGGCCGAGATACGCAACGATCCACGCATGCAAAAATTACATATCATCCTGCATACTTCGTTGTCGGGTGTATTCAATCAGGCGATGGTCAAGAAGGTCGGTGCCGATGACTTTTTGGCCAAGTTCCGCCCTGATGACCTGGCATCCCGGGTAGTCGACCGGATCAAGGCAGCAGATCACGGCTAA
- the flgA gene encoding flagellar basal body P-ring formation chaperone FlgA: MDIKTTVSRRPNLQRYCRLLCVTLALFAVGSGTTARAENATLPDLLIGVTQGFLEFTVEDYLATTQTPGRYEIQVSQLDPRLRMPMCDKELTATLESPAQPIGRVTVKVRCEGASPWTVFVPAQVKLFRDVVVVTRPLKRTGIIGFDDVAMRERDISLINQGYLTSLDQAVGQKLTRPMVTDQVITLVHLEQAEVIRKGDQVVISASSGGLTVKMPGEALSNGGMSEQIRVKNLNSNRVIKAQVTAPGQVEVAL; encoded by the coding sequence ATGGATATCAAAACGACAGTTTCCCGACGCCCCAACCTCCAACGTTACTGCAGATTGCTCTGCGTCACGCTGGCTTTGTTTGCCGTGGGCTCAGGCACCACGGCCCGTGCAGAGAATGCCACCTTGCCTGATCTCCTTATCGGCGTCACTCAAGGCTTTCTTGAGTTCACTGTAGAAGATTATCTGGCAACCACGCAGACGCCTGGGCGTTATGAAATACAGGTCAGCCAACTGGACCCACGCCTGCGCATGCCAATGTGCGACAAGGAATTGACAGCCACGCTGGAAAGCCCGGCCCAGCCCATCGGCCGTGTGACGGTTAAAGTGCGCTGCGAAGGCGCTTCGCCCTGGACTGTGTTCGTACCGGCGCAGGTCAAGCTGTTCCGCGATGTGGTCGTGGTGACGCGGCCGCTGAAGCGCACCGGCATTATCGGGTTCGACGACGTGGCCATGCGTGAACGGGATATCAGCCTGATCAATCAGGGCTACCTCACCTCGCTCGACCAGGCAGTTGGGCAAAAACTTACCCGACCAATGGTCACTGACCAAGTCATCACGCTGGTCCATCTTGAGCAGGCCGAGGTGATTCGCAAAGGCGATCAGGTGGTCATTTCCGCCAGCAGTGGCGGGCTGACGGTAAAGATGCCGGGTGAAGCGCTGTCCAATGGCGGCATGAGCGAACAGATCAGGGTCAAAAACCTCAACTCCAACCGTGTGATCAAGGCGCAAGTGACGGCCCCCGGGCAAGTTGAGGTTGCTTTATAG
- the flgM gene encoding flagellar biosynthesis anti-sigma factor FlgM: MVIDFSRLNNTPALPGNTRTSGAKDSVEAKAQPAPAAKAEQAGASQSGESVHLSNEAQQLQKVTDSLRDQPVVNKARVAELKQAIADGSYKVDSNRVASKLLNFEAER, encoded by the coding sequence ATGGTCATTGATTTCAGTCGTTTAAATAACACCCCGGCGTTGCCCGGCAACACGCGTACCAGCGGTGCCAAGGACAGCGTAGAAGCCAAGGCCCAACCAGCCCCTGCCGCCAAAGCAGAACAGGCCGGCGCCAGCCAAAGCGGGGAATCCGTACACCTGAGCAATGAGGCTCAACAGTTGCAGAAGGTCACTGACTCGCTGCGCGACCAACCGGTTGTCAATAAAGCCCGCGTGGCCGAGTTGAAACAGGCTATCGCCGATGGCAGCTATAAAGTCGACAGCAACCGTGTAGCCAGCAAGCTGCTTAACTTCGAAGCCGAGCGCTAG
- a CDS encoding flagella synthesis protein FlgN, producing MHHDEHLLQLIIDDLAPTQHLLELLKEESLALYGRDMRLLEEILARKQSLIVLLEQHGKKRSEILISLGLPADHDGLAQLASHSSVGDQLLAQSTALNQLLAQCQEANLLNGQSIQLQQATTANQLRILHGGEPPALYNAQGSTSRLVKPSTRSQA from the coding sequence ATGCACCACGACGAACATTTGCTTCAACTGATCATTGATGATCTGGCGCCGACGCAACATTTGCTCGAGCTGCTCAAAGAGGAGTCCCTGGCCCTGTACGGTCGGGACATGCGTTTGCTGGAAGAAATCCTGGCGCGCAAGCAGTCGCTGATCGTGCTGCTGGAGCAGCATGGCAAGAAGCGCAGCGAAATTCTCATCAGCCTGGGCCTCCCGGCTGATCACGACGGCCTCGCACAACTGGCCAGCCACTCCTCGGTTGGCGATCAGTTGCTGGCGCAGAGCACCGCACTCAATCAATTGCTCGCCCAGTGCCAGGAAGCCAACCTGCTCAACGGTCAGTCGATCCAGCTGCAGCAAGCTACGACCGCCAACCAGTTGCGCATACTTCACGGCGGTGAGCCTCCGGCCCTGTACAACGCCCAAGGCTCCACCTCACGCCTGGTCAAGCCAAGCACCCGCAGCCAAGCCTGA
- a CDS encoding flagellar brake protein gives MFNALNAEDAPQPPKVLTTPLEIAGTLRMLQESHDPLIITFHERSQRFQSYLVDVDRDSKTLALDEMIPRDGERYLENGEPFRIEGFHDGVRVAWESNGTLTISEKGGHRIYTGSMPDEVVYHQRRNAFRAALKLAQLVSIELGGEKLKAPISGKLLDISATGCKLRFEGDISERLQLGQVYDRFIAALPFGSMTTSVELRYLHFEDKINTTFAGVRFHNMSGLVQRQVERFVYQLQREARRFDKDDDF, from the coding sequence GTGTTCAACGCCCTTAATGCGGAAGATGCCCCGCAGCCACCCAAGGTGCTCACCACGCCTCTGGAAATCGCCGGCACGTTACGGATGCTGCAAGAAAGCCATGATCCGTTGATCATCACTTTCCATGAACGCAGCCAACGCTTCCAAAGCTACCTGGTGGACGTTGACCGGGACAGCAAGACGCTGGCCCTGGACGAAATGATCCCGCGTGACGGTGAACGCTATCTAGAGAATGGCGAGCCCTTTCGCATCGAAGGCTTTCATGATGGCGTGCGAGTCGCCTGGGAAAGCAACGGCACGCTGACCATCAGCGAAAAAGGCGGCCACCGCATCTACACCGGCAGCATGCCCGACGAGGTGGTCTACCATCAGCGTCGCAATGCATTCCGCGCCGCGCTGAAGCTGGCGCAATTGGTCAGCATCGAACTGGGCGGCGAGAAGCTCAAGGCACCGATCAGCGGCAAGCTGCTGGATATCTCCGCCACTGGCTGCAAATTGCGCTTTGAAGGCGATATCTCCGAGCGCCTGCAACTGGGCCAGGTTTACGATCGCTTTATTGCCGCCCTGCCCTTCGGCAGCATGACCACTTCTGTCGAACTGCGTTACCTGCATTTCGAAGACAAGATCAACACCACCTTCGCCGGCGTGCGTTTCCACAATATGAGCGGCTTGGTGCAGCGCCAGGTGGAACGCTTTGTGTACCAACTGCAACGTGAAGCGCGGCGCTTTGACAAGGATGACGATTTTTAA
- a CDS encoding MFS transporter, with protein MRQIWKSFRALYFASLMMLIGSGLLSTYLALRLAADHVDSLWVGALMAANYFGLVLGGKIGHRLIARVGHIRAYATCAGIVGAAVLGHGLVNWLPAWIVLRMIVGLGMMCQYMVIESWLNEQADAKQRGVVFSGYMIASYLGLVLGQLILVMHPELGLELLMLVALCFALCLVPVAMTRRIHPAPLHPAPMEPRFFIKRVPQSLSTVLGAGVIVGSFYGLAPLYASQQGLTTEQVGLFMGSCIFAGLLVQWPLGWLSDRYDRALLIRCFALCLAVAALPLAIMTRVPLEVLFVAGFLCSLVQFCLYPLAVAFSNDHVEGDRRVSLTAMLLVTYGIGASVGPLLAGVAMKLFGSHMLYAFFSLCALILVWRIRPKAVTNLHQVDDAPLHHVAMPDSMSSSPLVACLDPRVDEAVVQEQMQTVVPDPEPETDPQQPTDEPAFEGPPEPLGPDEHPHDLSRARP; from the coding sequence ATGCGCCAGATCTGGAAATCTTTTCGAGCCCTTTATTTCGCCTCCTTGATGATGCTGATCGGCTCCGGCCTGCTCAGTACTTACCTCGCCCTGCGCTTGGCGGCTGACCACGTCGACAGCCTGTGGGTGGGTGCGCTGATGGCGGCCAACTACTTCGGCCTGGTGTTGGGCGGCAAGATCGGGCACCGCCTGATCGCCCGGGTCGGGCATATTCGTGCGTACGCCACCTGTGCCGGGATTGTCGGTGCGGCGGTGTTGGGGCATGGCCTGGTCAACTGGCTGCCGGCCTGGATCGTGCTGCGGATGATCGTGGGCCTGGGGATGATGTGCCAATACATGGTCATCGAAAGTTGGCTCAATGAGCAGGCGGATGCCAAGCAACGTGGCGTCGTGTTCAGCGGCTATATGATCGCGTCCTATCTGGGCCTGGTGCTGGGTCAACTGATCCTGGTGATGCACCCCGAGCTCGGCCTTGAATTGCTGATGCTGGTCGCGCTGTGCTTTGCCCTGTGCCTGGTGCCGGTGGCCATGACCCGACGCATTCACCCAGCGCCCCTGCATCCTGCGCCGATGGAGCCGCGATTCTTTATCAAGCGCGTGCCGCAGTCGTTAAGCACCGTATTGGGTGCCGGCGTGATCGTCGGTTCGTTCTATGGTTTGGCGCCGCTTTATGCCTCGCAACAAGGCCTGACGACCGAGCAGGTCGGTCTATTCATGGGCTCCTGCATTTTTGCCGGGCTGCTGGTGCAGTGGCCGTTGGGCTGGTTGTCGGATCGTTATGACCGGGCCTTGCTGATCCGTTGCTTCGCCCTGTGCCTGGCAGTGGCTGCGTTGCCGCTGGCGATCATGACGCGGGTGCCGTTGGAAGTGCTGTTTGTGGCGGGGTTTTTGTGTTCGTTGGTGCAGTTCTGCCTGTACCCGTTGGCGGTGGCATTTTCCAACGACCATGTGGAAGGTGATCGCCGTGTGTCGCTGACGGCCATGCTGCTGGTGACCTACGGCATTGGTGCGAGTGTCGGGCCGTTGTTGGCCGGTGTGGCGATGAAGCTGTTTGGCAGCCACATGCTGTATGCATTTTTCAGCCTGTGTGCGTTGATCCTGGTGTGGCGTATCCGGCCGAAGGCGGTGACCAACTTGCATCAAGTGGACGACGCACCGCTGCACCACGTGGCGATGCCCGACAGCATGTCCAGCTCGCCGCTGGTGGCGTGCCTCGACCCGCGCGTGGATGAGGCGGTGGTACAGGAGCAAATGCAGACCGTTGTTCCGGACCCGGAGCCTGAGACGGATCCGCAGCAACCAACGGATGAGCCGGCTTTTGAAGGGCCGCCCGAGCCTCTGGGCCCGGACGAACACCCTCATGACCTGAGCAGGGCGCGCCCCTGA
- a CDS encoding tyrosine-type recombinase/integrase produces the protein MERFKLTKTALAALQPPEAGKRLTVYDTQIPKLAVRVTSTGAKSFYVVKRSGTSMAWVKLGSFPDMTVEQARTEAAVILGEFAAGADPAKARRAVRGELTFEEAFERFLAEKKKRDGTPLSDKTKRNYRDVLRIYLLPLKNRKLSGVTRADVKAIHSKASKTSHAQADRAAIVISSVYNFAADVELFSGVNPASRIQKNPAPSRDRFAQADELPQLFAAINESTLCDFFLLALLTGARRSNVQAMMWRDLQLDEGVWRLPMTKNGTPQNVTLSPEATVILRMREKQKNQSPFVFPSTGKTGHLVEPKKAWTTVLKRASVRRLLDELQTMGKLTMEERQVAEQLVAEAPARAEKRYRASADVAGIHPAVYDMTDLRIHDLRRTLGSWQAKTGASLTIIGKSLNHKTQQATAIYARLDLDPVRQSINTATLAILAAAGVKEKVCE, from the coding sequence ATGGAACGATTCAAACTCACAAAAACTGCTTTAGCAGCGTTACAACCTCCTGAAGCAGGCAAACGACTGACCGTATACGACACACAAATTCCCAAACTGGCGGTGCGGGTCACCAGCACTGGCGCCAAATCTTTTTATGTTGTGAAACGTTCCGGAACATCCATGGCGTGGGTAAAGCTCGGAAGCTTCCCCGATATGACCGTCGAGCAAGCACGAACTGAGGCCGCCGTGATCCTTGGAGAGTTCGCTGCCGGTGCCGACCCGGCCAAAGCCAGGCGAGCTGTGCGTGGCGAACTCACATTCGAGGAAGCGTTTGAGAGGTTCCTGGCTGAAAAAAAGAAAAGGGACGGCACACCGCTGAGCGACAAGACAAAACGCAATTATCGTGACGTGCTGCGGATCTATCTGCTTCCGCTAAAAAATCGCAAATTGAGTGGAGTAACCAGAGCAGATGTTAAGGCGATCCATAGCAAAGCAAGCAAAACAAGCCATGCTCAGGCTGATCGTGCAGCCATCGTCATTTCCTCGGTATATAACTTCGCAGCGGACGTAGAGCTGTTCAGTGGCGTCAATCCAGCAAGCCGCATCCAAAAGAACCCCGCGCCGTCGCGAGATAGATTCGCCCAAGCGGATGAACTGCCCCAGCTTTTCGCCGCCATTAATGAATCAACCCTGTGCGATTTCTTCCTGTTAGCGCTGTTGACCGGGGCTCGTCGCTCGAATGTTCAAGCCATGATGTGGCGGGATCTGCAATTGGATGAGGGAGTTTGGCGTCTGCCAATGACCAAGAACGGCACCCCACAGAATGTGACGTTATCGCCGGAAGCAACCGTAATACTTCGTATGCGGGAAAAACAGAAAAATCAATCGCCTTTCGTTTTTCCGAGTACAGGGAAGACTGGCCATCTGGTTGAGCCCAAAAAAGCCTGGACGACTGTATTGAAACGTGCGAGCGTACGCCGCCTTCTTGATGAACTGCAAACCATGGGGAAACTCACCATGGAAGAACGGCAAGTCGCCGAACAGTTGGTCGCCGAAGCGCCAGCCAGGGCGGAAAAGCGCTACCGCGCGTCAGCCGATGTCGCAGGTATCCACCCTGCGGTCTATGACATGACCGATCTGCGAATTCATGATCTGCGGCGCACCCTAGGCAGTTGGCAAGCCAAAACGGGCGCCTCGCTGACGATCATCGGTAAAAGCTTGAACCATAAAACACAGCAGGCAACTGCAATCTATGCGCGCCTGGACTTGGATCCCGTGCGACAGTCGATAAATACCGCAACCCTGGCCATACTCGCCGCTGCAGGCGTAAAGGAGAAAGTCTGTGAGTAA
- a CDS encoding helix-turn-helix domain-containing protein yields MTISAAANIEAIKLEIAVALGYDPSRPPHQIDDKQAASALGVKASTLAVWRSTGRYNLPFAKVGRLVRYRLADLARFIASRTAGHTG; encoded by the coding sequence ATGACTATTTCCGCAGCAGCAAACATCGAGGCAATCAAACTCGAGATAGCCGTCGCTCTCGGCTATGACCCTTCCAGACCCCCACACCAGATTGACGATAAGCAAGCTGCTAGCGCTCTCGGAGTGAAGGCCAGCACACTTGCGGTTTGGCGCTCCACCGGACGATACAACCTCCCCTTCGCCAAAGTTGGTCGCTTGGTGCGATACCGATTGGCCGACCTTGCCAGATTCATCGCCAGCCGCACCGCCGGACATACCGGCTGA
- a CDS encoding helix-turn-helix transcriptional regulator, with amino-acid sequence MSPTIDVVEVARIIGVSRRTVFRMMDAGEIPQPIRLSKRTMVWLPEVIENWLKERQACAQNQKA; translated from the coding sequence ATGAGCCCAACTATTGATGTCGTCGAGGTCGCCCGAATTATCGGAGTGAGCCGCCGTACAGTTTTCCGAATGATGGACGCTGGCGAGATCCCGCAGCCGATCCGTTTGAGCAAGCGAACCATGGTCTGGCTGCCAGAAGTAATCGAAAACTGGCTCAAGGAGCGCCAAGCATGCGCACAAAACCAAAAGGCCTAA